The proteins below are encoded in one region of Neisseria macacae ATCC 33926:
- the prmC gene encoding peptide chain release factor N(5)-glutamine methyltransferase — protein MTLDQWLRHSQLPRLEARMLLQHAGGYSRVQLVTQGADPLPEAVAAQLDILQARRLKGEPMAYILGGREFYGRWFEVGPDVLIPRPETEHLVEAVIGHLPANGQVWDLGTGSGAVAVTVALERTDAAVRASDISGGALAIARKNAENLGARVEFALGSWFETDKTSSEDKHRFDVIVSNPPYIEAGDEHLSQGDLRFEPQTALTDFADGLTCIRELAQRAPEFLKEGGWLLLEHGYNQGAAVRQILTANGFVEVSTQQDLAGLDRLTLGMFRHIE, from the coding sequence ATGACCTTAGACCAATGGCTGCGCCATTCGCAGTTGCCGAGACTCGAAGCCCGTATGTTGCTACAACATGCAGGCGGTTATAGCCGTGTGCAGTTGGTCACGCAAGGCGCCGATCCGCTGCCGGAAGCAGTAGCCGCGCAACTGGATATCCTGCAGGCACGTCGTCTGAAAGGCGAGCCGATGGCGTATATTTTAGGCGGACGGGAGTTTTACGGACGATGGTTTGAAGTCGGTCCCGACGTGTTGATTCCCCGTCCCGAAACCGAGCATTTGGTGGAGGCGGTTATCGGGCATCTTCCTGCAAACGGACAGGTTTGGGATTTGGGAACGGGCAGCGGGGCGGTTGCCGTGACAGTGGCGTTGGAAAGAACGGATGCGGCAGTGCGCGCTTCCGATATCAGTGGCGGAGCGTTGGCGATTGCCCGTAAAAACGCGGAAAATCTGGGCGCAAGGGTCGAGTTTGCATTGGGTTCGTGGTTTGAGACGGATAAGACGTCGTCTGAAGACAAGCACCGCTTCGATGTCATTGTTTCCAATCCGCCTTATATCGAAGCCGGCGACGAGCATTTGAGCCAAGGGGATTTGAGATTCGAGCCGCAAACGGCGTTGACAGATTTTGCCGACGGCTTGACCTGTATTCGAGAGCTGGCGCAGCGCGCGCCGGAATTTTTGAAAGAGGGCGGATGGCTGCTGCTGGAACATGGTTACAACCAAGGCGCAGCAGTGCGGCAGATTTTGACGGCAAACGGCTTTGTCGAAGTCAGTACGCAACAAGATTTGGCAGGGCTGGACAGATTGACTTTAGGCATGTTCCGCCACATCGAATAA
- the folD gene encoding bifunctional methylenetetrahydrofolate dehydrogenase/methenyltetrahydrofolate cyclohydrolase FolD encodes MTAQLIDGKKISQERLQLVSAAVAKRLESGLRAPCLAVVLVGDNPASAVYVRNKKSACQKCGIRSLSYELPASTSQEDLLKLIDELNGNAEVDGILVQLPLPEGLDSQAVLERIHPDKDVDGFHPYNVGRLVVKMPLMRPCTPKGVMTLLEAYGIDPKGKKAVVVGASNIVGRPQALELLLARATVTICHSATENLDKEVGAADIVVVGVGIPNFVKGEWIKPGAVVIDVGINRLEDGSLCGDVEFDVAKERAGMITPVPGGVGPMTIATLLENTLHAATLHD; translated from the coding sequence ATGACAGCCCAATTGATTGACGGTAAAAAAATATCGCAGGAGCGTTTGCAGCTGGTATCCGCTGCGGTAGCCAAGCGGCTTGAATCTGGATTGCGCGCGCCTTGTTTGGCCGTGGTGTTGGTCGGTGACAATCCTGCCAGTGCCGTATATGTCCGCAACAAGAAATCGGCATGCCAAAAATGCGGCATCAGGTCATTGTCTTATGAGCTGCCAGCGTCGACTTCTCAGGAAGACTTGCTGAAGCTGATTGATGAATTGAACGGGAACGCGGAAGTAGACGGTATTTTGGTGCAGCTCCCGCTTCCTGAAGGCTTAGACAGTCAGGCTGTTTTGGAACGTATCCATCCGGACAAAGATGTGGACGGCTTCCATCCTTATAACGTGGGTCGTTTGGTGGTAAAAATGCCGCTGATGCGCCCTTGTACGCCCAAGGGTGTGATGACGCTGCTGGAGGCTTACGGCATCGATCCGAAAGGCAAGAAGGCGGTGGTTGTCGGGGCATCGAATATTGTCGGACGCCCGCAGGCATTGGAGCTGCTGCTTGCCCGCGCCACGGTAACGATTTGCCACAGTGCGACGGAAAACTTGGATAAGGAAGTTGGGGCTGCCGATATTGTGGTGGTAGGCGTCGGGATTCCCAATTTTGTCAAAGGGGAATGGATTAAACCCGGCGCAGTGGTGATTGATGTCGGGATTAACCGTTTGGAAGATGGCAGCCTGTGCGGCGATGTGGAATTTGATGTGGCAAAAGAACGGGCGGGCATGATTACCCCGGTACCCGGCGGGGTCGGTCCGATGACGATTGCTACTTTATTGGAAAATACTTTACATGCTGCGACACTGCATGACTAA
- a CDS encoding tetratricopeptide repeat protein, translated as MNKLTFIALLIPLLASCGSVSLSQSDRDYTQTHPAPKAFDSKRTEYTCATWTPPSPPDAESHLWYRAATLLDAKDWRMNKQEFQDMIVLYEAAASRGHYQAINNLYLLYTHVQGSTGIMYNPLHNRSRKWLHYGLDKNWAMANYWLFDALYEGNAGYRRNPQLGLAYLQKAVDLGVPLAQYELSLIYDKQFNNKKVRELLLSCAAKQGFSTAMNRLGVIYSIRGNLKESLQLMHNAVRHGGEGGGEAALKLTMVYAKDKELMYQFAATPSNPVREAAYAELEKALMGTGTKSGNPFYTFPRLDEVLPLPPAKTHWKGIYSAMSKEDAAFYQNPPDTAALAADILKRGIVKKEEVYWSPRPPEPPEDHGL; from the coding sequence ATGAACAAACTCACTTTCATCGCCCTGCTTATCCCCCTGCTGGCTTCCTGCGGTTCGGTTTCACTTTCCCAATCCGACCGCGATTACACCCAGACCCATCCCGCACCCAAAGCCTTTGACTCGAAGCGCACCGAATACACCTGCGCGACTTGGACGCCGCCGTCCCCGCCCGATGCCGAATCCCATCTCTGGTATCGTGCCGCCACACTACTGGATGCCAAAGACTGGCGTATGAACAAACAGGAATTTCAGGACATGATTGTCTTGTACGAAGCCGCGGCGTCGAGGGGGCATTATCAGGCAATCAACAACCTTTACCTGCTCTACACCCATGTGCAAGGTTCGACCGGCATCATGTACAACCCCTTGCACAACCGATCCCGTAAATGGCTGCACTACGGTCTGGACAAAAACTGGGCGATGGCAAACTATTGGCTGTTTGATGCGCTGTATGAAGGCAATGCGGGCTATCGCCGTAATCCGCAACTTGGTCTTGCCTATTTGCAAAAGGCGGTGGATTTGGGTGTGCCACTGGCGCAGTATGAGTTGTCTTTAATTTATGATAAACAGTTTAATAATAAAAAGGTTCGAGAATTGTTATTGAGCTGTGCGGCGAAGCAAGGGTTTTCTACCGCAATGAACAGATTAGGTGTGATATATTCAATACGCGGCAACCTAAAAGAATCCTTGCAATTAATGCATAATGCAGTGCGCCATGGTGGTGAAGGAGGAGGAGAAGCCGCCTTAAAGCTAACAATGGTTTATGCTAAGGATAAGGAGCTTATGTATCAATTTGCTGCCACCCCCTCCAATCCTGTTCGAGAGGCAGCTTATGCCGAGTTGGAAAAAGCCCTTATGGGCACAGGCACCAAAAGCGGCAACCCCTTCTACACCTTCCCGCGCCTAGACGAAGTCCTTCCCCTGCCACCCGCCAAAACCCATTGGAAAGGCATCTACTCCGCAATGAGCAAGGAAGACGCAGCGTTCTATCAAAATCCGCCTGACACCGCAGCCTTAGCCGCCGACATCCTTAAACGCGGCATTGTCAAAAAAGAAGAAGTTTACTGGTCGCCACGCCCTCCCGAGCCTCCCGAAGATCACGGGTTGTAA
- the groL gene encoding chaperonin GroEL (60 kDa chaperone family; promotes refolding of misfolded polypeptides especially under stressful conditions; forms two stacked rings of heptamers to form a barrel-shaped 14mer; ends can be capped by GroES; misfolded proteins enter the barrel where they are refolded when GroES binds), with translation MAAKDVQFGNEVRQKMVSGVNTLANAVRVTLGPKGRNVVVDRAFGGPHITKDGVTVAKEIELKDKFENMGAQMVKEVASKTNDVAGDGTTTATVLAQAIVAEGMKYVTAGMNPTDLKRGIDKAVAALVEELKNIAKPCDTSKEIAQVGSISANSDEQVGAIIAEAMEKVGKEGVITVEDGKSLENELDVVEGMQFDRGYLSPYFINDAEKQIAALDNPFVLLFDKKISNIRDLLPVLEQVAKASRPLLIIAEDVEGEALATLVVNNIRGILKTVAVKAPGFGDRRKAMLQDIAILTGGTVIAEEVGLSLEKATLEDLGQAKRIEIGKENTTIIDGFGDAAQIEARVAEIRQQIETATSDYDKEKLQERVAKLAGGVAVIKVGAATEVEMKEKKDRVEDALHATRAAVEEGVVAGGGVALLRARAALENLHTGNADQDAGVQIVLRAVESPLRQIVANAGGEPSVVVNKVLEGKGNYGYNAGSGEYGDMIEMGVLDPAKVTRSALQHAASIAGLMLTTDCMIAEIPEEKPAMPDMGGMGGMGGMM, from the coding sequence ATGGCAGCAAAAGACGTACAGTTCGGTAACGAAGTCCGCCAAAAAATGGTCAGCGGCGTGAACACTCTGGCAAACGCCGTCCGCGTAACTTTGGGTCCTAAAGGTCGCAACGTAGTGGTTGACCGCGCATTCGGCGGCCCGCACATCACCAAAGACGGCGTTACCGTCGCTAAAGAAATCGAATTGAAAGACAAATTCGAAAACATGGGCGCGCAAATGGTGAAAGAAGTGGCGTCCAAAACCAACGACGTAGCGGGCGACGGTACGACTACCGCCACCGTACTGGCGCAAGCCATCGTAGCCGAAGGCATGAAATACGTGACCGCCGGCATGAACCCGACCGACCTGAAACGCGGTATCGACAAAGCCGTCGCCGCTTTGGTTGAAGAGCTGAAAAACATCGCCAAACCTTGCGATACTTCCAAAGAAATCGCCCAAGTCGGCTCGATTTCCGCCAACTCCGACGAACAAGTCGGCGCGATTATTGCCGAAGCGATGGAAAAAGTCGGCAAAGAAGGCGTGATTACCGTTGAAGACGGCAAATCTTTGGAAAACGAATTGGATGTCGTCGAAGGTATGCAGTTCGACCGCGGCTACCTGTCCCCTTACTTCATCAACGACGCAGAAAAACAAATCGCCGCGCTGGACAATCCGTTTGTATTGCTGTTCGACAAAAAAATCAGCAACATCCGCGACCTGCTGCCTGTTTTGGAACAAGTAGCAAAAGCCAGCCGTCCGCTGTTGATCATCGCTGAAGACGTAGAAGGCGAAGCCTTGGCGACTTTGGTTGTGAACAACATCCGCGGCATCCTGAAAACCGTTGCCGTGAAAGCCCCCGGCTTCGGCGACCGCCGCAAAGCCATGTTGCAAGACATCGCCATTCTGACCGGCGGCACCGTGATTGCCGAAGAAGTCGGCCTGTCTTTGGAAAAAGCCACTTTGGAAGACTTGGGTCAAGCCAAACGCATCGAAATCGGTAAAGAAAACACCACCATCATCGACGGCTTTGGCGACGCAGCCCAAATCGAAGCGCGTGTTGCCGAAATCCGCCAACAAATCGAAACCGCAACCAGCGATTACGACAAAGAAAAACTGCAAGAGCGCGTTGCCAAACTGGCAGGCGGCGTGGCAGTGATCAAAGTCGGTGCCGCTACCGAAGTCGAAATGAAAGAGAAAAAAGACCGCGTGGAAGACGCGCTGCACGCTACCCGTGCAGCCGTTGAAGAAGGCGTGGTTGCAGGCGGCGGCGTAGCCCTGTTGCGCGCCCGTGCCGCTTTGGAAAACCTGCACACCGGCAATGCCGACCAAGACGCAGGCGTACAAATCGTCTTGCGTGCCGTTGAGTCTCCGCTGCGCCAAATCGTTGCCAACGCAGGCGGCGAGCCTAGCGTAGTGGTGAACAAAGTGCTGGAAGGCAAAGGCAACTACGGTTACAACGCAGGCTCCGGCGAATACGGCGACATGATCGAAATGGGCGTACTCGACCCTGCCAAAGTAACCCGTTCCGCGCTGCAACACGCCGCGTCTATCGCCGGCCTGATGCTGACGACCGACTGCATGATTGCCGAAATCCCTGAAGAAAAACCAGCTATGCCTGACATGGGCGGCATGGGTGGAATGGGCGGCATGATGTAA
- a CDS encoding TonB-dependent receptor domain-containing protein — protein MTSPLFRFSLLSLTLAAGFAHAENEAKESVTLDTVTVKGQATSATHRVTTKRMEETTSTDLKDVLFNEPSISFGGGNGQSQWVTIRGMGQDQIDYKVDDTYTDSQIFHHNGRFMLDPALVKVVAVQKGTGSASAGIGATSGAIVAETVEAKDLLREGQNVGFKVNAGISSNKGYSRGASVYGQAGGFDALVSGNFVRDKEYTAGKGYRNLLGSDKVLNSALGSRGLLGKIGYRFNEDNRIELSHRQEKQYGERALREEFDFSQVFQTDRRTGQYILDANGNRIPNTANNSPRYRTLTQDTTNLEFKGGNLGFIEKIKANVYRLNTKRDEAPNPNYELDGEVRTYGANLNLDSRLFDRHTLKYGLNWRTQKSSSNGEGGEKKNDAGAYVEGIWDFSPVTLTTGLRYDRWKMKTSSKTENSDGNFNPSIGLVYDISPEFSINTSLNYATRSPRLYEAALANNRPIVASPDLKAERSRNAEIGFNYHWNSALTLSGSYFHQQIKDVQAIRQEGRNYVWYNGGKLKNRGYELNAAYRWKGLTARAGVAYSRPKLNGDTADIVTTAIPMGRTWTTGLSYQFDNPNLEIGWRGRYVQNAGYAPTSRGSDVALNVVRAGYGINDIFANWKPTGKDDLNVNFAVNNVFDKNYKPHSQRAGASSLPEPGRDIRLSVNYRF, from the coding sequence ATGACCTCACCCCTGTTCCGCTTCAGCTTGCTCTCCCTAACACTCGCCGCCGGTTTTGCCCACGCGGAAAACGAAGCGAAAGAAAGCGTTACCCTTGATACCGTTACCGTCAAAGGTCAGGCTACAAGCGCCACACACCGTGTAACGACAAAACGTATGGAAGAAACGACTTCCACTGATTTAAAAGACGTATTGTTCAACGAACCCTCTATCAGTTTCGGCGGCGGCAACGGTCAGTCGCAATGGGTAACCATCCGAGGCATGGGACAAGACCAAATAGACTATAAAGTTGACGATACATACACCGACAGCCAGATTTTCCACCACAACGGCCGCTTTATGCTTGACCCCGCATTGGTAAAAGTCGTTGCCGTGCAAAAAGGTACGGGTTCGGCCTCAGCAGGTATCGGCGCAACCAGCGGCGCGATTGTTGCCGAAACGGTTGAAGCTAAGGATTTGCTGAGAGAAGGCCAAAACGTCGGTTTCAAAGTCAATGCCGGTATCAGCAGCAATAAAGGCTATTCGCGCGGCGCAAGCGTTTATGGTCAGGCAGGCGGTTTTGACGCTTTGGTTTCAGGAAATTTCGTACGCGACAAAGAATACACGGCAGGCAAAGGCTACCGTAATCTGCTCGGAAGCGATAAGGTTTTGAACAGTGCATTGGGTTCGCGCGGCTTGCTGGGCAAAATCGGCTATCGCTTCAATGAAGACAACCGTATTGAATTGAGCCACCGCCAAGAGAAACAATATGGGGAGCGCGCTCTGCGCGAGGAGTTTGATTTCTCACAAGTATTCCAAACCGACCGCCGCACGGGTCAATACATTTTGGATGCCAACGGCAACCGTATTCCGAATACCGCCAACAACTCGCCACGTTACCGCACGCTGACCCAAGACACCACCAACTTGGAATTCAAAGGCGGAAACTTGGGCTTTATCGAAAAAATCAAAGCCAATGTTTACCGCTTGAATACAAAACGCGACGAAGCCCCCAATCCCAATTATGAATTGGACGGTGAAGTACGGACATACGGAGCCAACCTGAATCTCGACAGCCGTCTATTTGACCGCCACACCTTAAAATACGGCTTAAACTGGCGTACTCAAAAAAGCAGCTCAAACGGAGAAGGCGGCGAGAAGAAAAACGATGCAGGCGCATATGTTGAAGGTATTTGGGATTTCTCACCGGTTACGCTGACCACAGGTTTGCGCTATGACCGTTGGAAAATGAAAACCAGCAGCAAAACAGAAAATTCAGACGGCAACTTCAATCCAAGCATCGGGTTGGTTTATGATATTTCTCCCGAATTCTCTATCAACACCAGCCTGAACTATGCAACCCGCAGCCCCCGCCTGTACGAAGCAGCTTTAGCAAACAACAGGCCGATTGTTGCATCGCCTGACTTGAAAGCAGAACGCTCGCGAAATGCAGAAATCGGCTTTAACTACCACTGGAATTCTGCCCTAACACTGTCCGGCAGCTACTTCCACCAACAAATCAAAGATGTGCAAGCCATCCGCCAAGAAGGGCGAAACTACGTCTGGTATAACGGCGGCAAGCTGAAAAACAGAGGTTACGAACTGAACGCCGCCTACCGTTGGAAAGGTCTGACCGCCCGCGCAGGCGTAGCTTACAGCAGACCGAAGTTGAACGGAGATACCGCTGACATCGTGACAACCGCTATCCCGATGGGACGTACATGGACGACAGGTCTGTCGTACCAATTCGACAATCCGAACCTGGAAATCGGCTGGCGCGGACGTTATGTCCAAAATGCAGGCTATGCTCCGACCTCGCGTGGCTCTGACGTAGCTCTGAATGTTGTCCGTGCAGGCTACGGCATCAACGATATATTTGCCAACTGGAAGCCGACAGGCAAAGATGATCTAAACGTCAACTTCGCCGTCAACAATGTCTTTGATAAAAACTACAAGCCGCACAGCCAGCGTGCAGGTGCCAGCTCCCTGCCTGAACCAGGCCGCGATATCCGCCTGAGCGTAAACTACCGCTTCTAA
- a CDS encoding tetratricopeptide repeat protein, with protein sequence MKKLTFIAILIPLLVSCGSASPSMPDRDYTRTHPAPKAFDPNRTQYTCATWTPPSDTDAEAEQWYRAATLLHAQKWRRTAQELQDMVILYEAAASRGHYRAINNLYLLYTGTQGAMGDLFDQRPDRARKWLHYGLEKDWAIAYYWLFDSLYDGHAGYYDPKLGLAYLQKAVELGVPLAQYELARIYNIKLKDSKTARVLLECAAKQGFSAAMDELSTFKWIDGKLNESLLLMHNAVRYGGEKGGESALLLTDVFGESKGFMQEFSAIPADPVRIAAYHELYVALQGTDTTSGNIFYTFPRLDEVLPLPPAKTNWKGIYSAMSKEDAAFYQNPPDTAALAADILKRGIVKKEEVYWSPRPPEPPEDHGL encoded by the coding sequence ATGAAAAAACTCACTTTCATCGCCATACTTATCCCCCTGCTGGTTTCCTGCGGTTCGGCATCTCCCAGCATGCCCGACCGCGATTACACCCGCACCCATCCCGCACCCAAAGCATTCGATCCCAACCGCACCCAATACACCTGCGCTACTTGGACGCCGCCGTCCGACACTGATGCCGAAGCCGAGCAATGGTATCGGGCGGCAACCTTACTTCATGCCCAAAAGTGGCGCAGAACCGCGCAAGAGTTGCAGGATATGGTGATTCTGTACGAAGCGGCGGCAAGTCGCGGACATTACCGTGCCATCAACAATCTCTATCTGCTCTACACCGGCACCCAAGGTGCGATGGGGGATTTGTTTGACCAACGTCCTGACCGCGCCCGCAAATGGTTGCATTATGGCTTGGAGAAGGATTGGGCAATAGCATACTACTGGCTGTTTGACTCCTTGTATGACGGTCATGCAGGTTATTACGACCCGAAACTCGGCCTTGCCTACCTGCAGAAGGCGGTGGAATTGGGTGTCCCGTTGGCGCAGTATGAATTGGCACGGATTTACAATATAAAGCTCAAAGATTCAAAAACCGCTCGAGTGTTGCTTGAGTGTGCTGCCAAGCAGGGGTTTTCAGCGGCAATGGACGAGTTATCTACTTTCAAGTGGATTGACGGAAAATTAAATGAATCCCTGTTACTGATGCACAATGCCGTACGGTACGGAGGTGAAAAAGGGGGAGAATCCGCGTTACTATTGACGGACGTTTTTGGGGAGTCAAAAGGTTTTATGCAGGAATTTTCCGCTATCCCTGCCGACCCCGTTCGAATAGCAGCCTATCATGAACTATATGTAGCACTTCAAGGTACGGATACTACCAGCGGCAATATTTTCTACACCTTCCCGCGCCTAGACGAAGTCCTGCCCCTGCCGCCTGCCAAAACCAACTGGAAAGGCATCTACTCCGCAATGAGCAAAGAAGACGCGGCGTTCTACCAAAATCCACCCGACACCGCTGCTCTTGCCGCTGATATCCTCAAACGCGGCATCGTCAAAAAAGAAGAGGTTTACTGGTCGCCACGCCCTCCCGAACCTCCCGAAGATCACGGGCTGTAA
- the groES gene encoding co-chaperone GroES, translated as MTIRPLHDRVVVKRLEAEEKTASGIVLPGAAAEKPDMGEVIAVGAGKIGKDGNRRPLDVKVGDKVIFGKYSGQTVKADGEELLVMREEDIFGIVE; from the coding sequence ATGACCATCCGTCCTTTACACGACCGCGTCGTCGTCAAACGCTTGGAAGCTGAAGAGAAAACCGCATCAGGCATCGTCTTGCCGGGCGCAGCCGCTGAAAAACCCGACATGGGCGAAGTGATCGCCGTGGGCGCAGGCAAAATCGGTAAAGACGGCAACCGCCGTCCGCTGGATGTCAAAGTCGGCGACAAAGTCATTTTCGGCAAATACAGCGGCCAAACCGTAAAAGCCGACGGCGAAGAGCTGTTGGTAATGCGCGAAGAAGACATTTTCGGGATTGTGGAATAA
- a CDS encoding tetratricopeptide repeat protein, whose product MKKLTFIALLIPLLASCGSVSPSQSDRDYTQTHPAPKAFDSKRTEYTCTTWTPPSPPDAESHLWYRAATLIHAEGWRKNTRQAQDMITLYEAAASKGHYQAINNLYLLYTNGQGASGTLYAPQPSRARKWLHYGLDKNWAMANYWLFDALYEGNAGYRYNPKLALAYLQKAVDLGVPLAQYELARIYDKRFKDYNTRELLLDCAARQGFSAAMEELSMVKEIRHGNLKESLLLMHSAVRHGGEGGGDAALNLEMVFAKNKELMKNFSDIHADPIREAAYKELKVALKGTGTKSGNPFYTFPRLDEVLPLPPAKTHWKGIYSAMSKEDAAFYQNPPDTAALAADILKRGIVKKEDVYWPPRKD is encoded by the coding sequence ATGAAAAAACTCACTTTCATCGCCCTGCTTATCCCCCTGCTGGCTTCCTGCGGTTCGGTTTCGCCGTCCCAATCCGACCGCGATTACACCCAGACCCATCCAGCACCCAAAGCCTTTGACTCGAAGCGTACCGAATACACCTGCACTACTTGGACGCCGCCGTCCCCGCCCGATGCTGAATCCCATCTCTGGTATCGTGCCGCCACTCTGATTCATGCTGAAGGTTGGCGCAAGAATACGCGGCAGGCTCAGGATATGATTACCCTGTACGAAGCAGCAGCGTCAAAGGGGCACTATCAGGCAATTAACAACCTTTATTTACTTTATACCAACGGACAAGGGGCAAGCGGTACTTTGTATGCTCCCCAACCCAGTCGCGCCCGCAAATGGCTGCACTATGGTTTAGACAAAAATTGGGCAATGGCAAACTACTGGCTGTTTGACGCGCTGTATGAAGGCAATGCGGGCTATCGCTATAACCCTAAACTCGCTCTTGCCTACCTGCAAAAGGCGGTGGATTTGGGCGTACCACTGGCACAATATGAATTGGCACGGATTTACGATAAACGATTTAAAGATTACAACACGCGCGAACTGCTGCTTGATTGCGCAGCTAGACAGGGTTTTTCGGCTGCTATGGAAGAATTATCCATGGTTAAGGAAATTCGTCACGGTAACTTAAAAGAATCACTGTTACTGATGCATAGCGCAGTGCGCCACGGTGGTGAAGGAGGTGGTGACGCTGCCTTAAATCTAGAAATGGTTTTTGCTAAAAATAAAGAACTTATGAAGAATTTCTCCGATATTCATGCAGACCCCATCCGAGAAGCGGCTTATAAAGAATTAAAAGTTGCTTTAAAAGGCACAGGCACCAAAAGCGGCAACCCCTTCTATACCTTCCCGCGCCTAGACGAAGTCCTCCCCCTTCCTCCAGCTAAAACCCACTGGAAAGGCATCTACTCCGCAATGAGTAAAGAAGACGCGGCGTTCTACCAAAATCCACCCGACACCGCTGCTCTTGCTGCCGATATCCTCAAACGCGGTATCGTCAAAAAAGAAGACGTCTATTGGCCGCCGCGCAAAGATTAA